The following coding sequences are from one Pelagicoccus sp. SDUM812003 window:
- the meaB gene encoding methylmalonyl Co-A mutase-associated GTPase MeaB: MKPKTIKCNPEWHPKDADKSLYAGEIVSGISISDRPNAGRRRKAPLDADKAVEGIENGNTALLARAITMVESEATAHKEIAREVVRRCLPASGKSIRVGITGTPGAGKSTFIECLGKKLCAAGHKLAVLAVDPSSSVSGGSILGDKTRMEELSRMPNVFIRPSPSGCTLGGVAAKTRESILLCEAAGYDVILVETVGVGQSEVAVRSMVDFFLLLQIAGAGDELQGIKKGVIEMADAIVVTKADGNNVTRARAARSEYERVMRFLHPYTPKWKPKAMACSSVTGEGVDEIWEMITGFEQFLKENGVFESRRAAQNSQWFKTLLEESALRLFYQKSEVKGCLSEVRDKVAAGELTVMEAVERVLQTY; encoded by the coding sequence ATGAAACCCAAAACGATCAAGTGCAACCCAGAATGGCATCCAAAGGATGCGGACAAGTCGCTCTACGCTGGCGAAATCGTGAGCGGCATTTCAATCTCCGATCGACCGAACGCAGGGCGGCGGCGCAAGGCTCCTCTCGACGCGGATAAAGCGGTAGAAGGTATCGAGAATGGCAATACAGCGTTGCTCGCGCGGGCCATCACTATGGTGGAGAGCGAAGCGACCGCTCATAAGGAAATCGCCCGCGAAGTGGTGCGTCGCTGTTTGCCCGCATCCGGAAAGTCGATACGCGTCGGGATAACGGGCACTCCGGGAGCGGGAAAGAGCACCTTCATCGAGTGCCTCGGCAAGAAGCTTTGCGCCGCAGGCCACAAGCTCGCCGTATTGGCGGTGGACCCGAGCAGTTCGGTCAGCGGCGGCAGCATCTTGGGCGACAAGACCCGTATGGAAGAGCTTTCGCGTATGCCGAACGTATTCATTCGTCCATCGCCTTCAGGTTGCACGCTCGGCGGTGTGGCAGCTAAGACGCGCGAATCGATTCTGTTGTGCGAAGCCGCTGGATACGACGTGATTCTAGTCGAAACGGTTGGCGTCGGGCAAAGCGAGGTCGCGGTTCGCTCTATGGTGGATTTCTTTCTCTTGCTGCAGATCGCGGGAGCGGGCGACGAGCTTCAGGGCATCAAGAAAGGGGTGATCGAGATGGCGGACGCCATCGTGGTGACCAAGGCCGATGGAAACAATGTCACGCGAGCCCGGGCGGCGCGATCCGAGTACGAGCGGGTGATGCGTTTTCTGCATCCGTACACGCCCAAGTGGAAGCCCAAGGCCATGGCCTGTTCCTCCGTCACCGGCGAAGGGGTGGATGAAATTTGGGAGATGATCACCGGATTCGAGCAATTCCTGAAGGAGAACGGCGTCTTCGAGTCGCGTCGGGCGGCCCAGAATTCCCAGTGGTTCAAGACGCTGCTGGAGGAAAGCGCCTTGCGGCTTTTCTATCAGAAGAGCGAAGTGAAGGGCTGTCTATCCGAGGTTCGCGACAAGGTGGCGGCTGGCGAGCTCACCGTGATGGAAGCCGTTGAACGCGTTCTGCAAACGTATTGA
- the scpA gene encoding methylmalonyl-CoA mutase: protein MKDVDFTSIDFEAGVSGADVGAWEKDLEAKTGQNADAFVSETMERIDVKPLYTKKDYEGMEHLGYTAGIAPFLRGPYATMYVFRPWTVRQYAGFSTAEESNAFYRRNIAAGQQGLSVAFDLATHRGYDSDHPRVAGDVGKAGVAIDSVEDMKVLFDGIDLDKVSVSMTMNGAVIPVLAFYIAAALEQGCSLEQLSGTIQNDILKEFMVRNTYIYPPAPSMKIIGDIFEYTSQNMPKFNSISISGYHMQEAGATADLEMGYTLADGLEYLRTGVEAGLDIDAFAPRLSFFWAIGKNYFMEVAKMRAARCLWAKIVSQFNPKNDKSLALRTHSQTSGWSLTEQDPFNNVARTAIEAMAAACGHTQSLHTNALDEAIALPTDFSARIARNTQLFLQEETGICNVIDPWGGSYYVESLTKELMEKAWGHIQEIESLGGMTKAIEEGIPKLRIEEAAARRQARIDSGKETIVGLNKYRLAKEDPLEILDIDNSAVRDSQVKRLEQLRANRDEAACRKALEAIERCAAGEKGNLLGLAVEAARCRASLGEISDAMEATFGRYKAQIRSISGVYSKEFGKDKGVDEVKELINQFVEKEGRRPRILIAKLGQDGHDRGAKVVSTAYADLGFDVDIGPLFQTPEEAARQAVENDVHVVAMSSLAAGHKTLLPMLVAELKKYDREDIMVVCGGVIPVQDYEFLYENGASAIFGPGTVIPNSAKETLKLLLKDL from the coding sequence ATGAAAGATGTGGATTTCACTTCTATAGATTTCGAGGCCGGCGTTTCGGGAGCCGATGTTGGCGCCTGGGAAAAGGACCTCGAAGCAAAGACAGGGCAAAACGCGGACGCGTTCGTATCGGAAACGATGGAGCGCATCGACGTAAAGCCGCTGTATACGAAAAAGGACTACGAAGGCATGGAGCACCTCGGCTACACCGCCGGTATCGCTCCTTTCCTGCGCGGACCGTACGCCACGATGTACGTTTTCCGTCCGTGGACCGTTCGGCAGTACGCTGGCTTCTCGACTGCTGAGGAGTCGAACGCCTTCTATCGCCGCAATATCGCCGCCGGTCAGCAAGGCCTTTCCGTCGCCTTCGACTTGGCGACTCACCGCGGTTATGACAGCGATCACCCGCGCGTGGCGGGCGACGTCGGCAAGGCTGGGGTGGCCATCGATTCGGTGGAAGACATGAAGGTGCTGTTCGACGGCATCGACTTGGACAAGGTCTCCGTTTCCATGACCATGAACGGGGCGGTTATCCCGGTCCTGGCGTTCTACATCGCGGCGGCGTTGGAGCAGGGGTGTTCTCTGGAGCAGCTTAGCGGCACCATCCAGAACGACATCCTCAAGGAGTTCATGGTGCGCAACACCTACATCTACCCGCCGGCGCCATCGATGAAGATCATTGGCGACATCTTCGAGTACACCTCGCAGAACATGCCGAAGTTCAATTCCATCTCCATCTCCGGCTACCACATGCAGGAAGCCGGGGCGACTGCGGACTTGGAAATGGGCTACACGCTGGCGGACGGCCTTGAGTACCTCCGCACCGGTGTGGAAGCGGGGCTGGATATCGACGCCTTCGCTCCGCGTCTGTCCTTCTTCTGGGCGATCGGCAAAAACTACTTCATGGAAGTGGCCAAGATGCGCGCCGCTCGCTGCTTGTGGGCGAAAATCGTCAGCCAGTTCAATCCGAAGAACGACAAGTCGCTGGCTCTGCGCACGCACTCGCAGACTTCCGGCTGGTCGCTCACCGAGCAGGACCCGTTCAACAACGTGGCCCGTACCGCCATCGAAGCCATGGCTGCGGCCTGCGGTCACACTCAGTCCTTGCACACCAACGCTCTGGACGAGGCCATCGCCCTGCCGACCGACTTCTCGGCTCGCATTGCCCGCAATACCCAGCTCTTCCTGCAGGAAGAAACCGGTATCTGCAATGTCATCGACCCATGGGGCGGCAGCTACTACGTCGAGTCGCTCACCAAGGAGCTCATGGAGAAGGCCTGGGGCCATATCCAGGAGATCGAATCCTTGGGCGGCATGACAAAGGCTATCGAAGAAGGCATCCCCAAGCTTCGTATCGAGGAAGCGGCGGCTCGTCGCCAAGCTCGCATCGACAGCGGCAAGGAAACCATCGTCGGCCTAAACAAGTACCGTTTGGCCAAGGAAGATCCACTAGAGATCCTCGATATCGACAACTCCGCGGTGCGCGACTCACAGGTCAAGCGCCTCGAGCAGCTGCGGGCCAACCGCGACGAAGCGGCTTGTCGCAAGGCGCTGGAAGCCATCGAACGCTGCGCGGCCGGCGAGAAGGGCAACCTGCTCGGATTGGCGGTCGAAGCGGCGCGTTGCCGGGCCTCGTTGGGAGAAATCTCCGACGCCATGGAAGCGACCTTCGGACGCTACAAGGCTCAGATCCGCTCCATCTCTGGCGTTTACTCAAAAGAATTCGGAAAGGACAAAGGCGTGGACGAAGTGAAGGAACTCATCAATCAGTTCGTGGAAAAGGAAGGACGTCGTCCGCGTATCCTGATCGCCAAGCTTGGTCAGGACGGACACGACCGTGGAGCGAAGGTGGTTTCGACCGCTTACGCCGACCTCGGATTCGACGTGGACATCGGGCCGCTTTTCCAGACTCCGGAAGAAGCCGCTCGTCAAGCGGTGGAAAACGACGTGCACGTGGTCGCTATGAGCTCGCTGGCCGCGGGTCACAAGACGCTGCTTCCCATGCTCGTAGCCGAGCTCAAGAAGTACGATCGTGAGGACATCATGGTCGTGTGCGGCGGCGTGATCCCGGTACAGGATTACGAGTTCCTCTACGAAAACGGAGCTTCCGCTATTTTCGGTCCCGGCACCGTGATCCCGAACTCCGCCAAGGAGACCTTGAAGCTCTTGCTCAAGGACCTCTAG
- a CDS encoding methylmalonyl-CoA mutase family protein, with protein MSDTVKEPLLGDFEACSYEQWREAAERLLKGAPFDKKMLTKTPEGIVLQPIYRREDCSDLEAAESVPGQGDYTRGTKPQGYLQGGWEVAQDLGGGAPEEFNKTLLHALQSGQNAVRVRLDAATRNGLDPDQAQEEQVGQDGLSLACVEDLRKAFKEVVADAVPFYFETGCSGLYFASLFTAWLKETGVDLAKVSGGYNFDPLGVLASEGSLSTSLDALMDEAADLVKSASETTPSFRSIGVSGWPLHAAGASATEELAGVLANGVFYIRELVKRGVDVDLAAKQLQFNLAIGPDFFMEVAKLRAARKLWAKIVTSMGGSAEAAKMSLHARTGVYNKTKHDPYVNMLRGTTEAFSAVVGGADSICVGRFDEILRPNNEFANRIARNVQLVLQEECELTAVVDPAGGSWYVENLTSELSKVAWKAFQGIEKEGGAFESLKSGYVQGVVAATRSAKEKMLGQKRIRLVGTNNYPNLQEKPLEGQGVGVGALKADRSEAIAAARAKDVSIKCSGCLEGAAANGATIGQMVAALRKVADEKPSCEALPNKRLAEIYEDLRAASAAYAAKHGHGPKLFLANLGPLKKHKARADFTRSFFEAGGFDVIFPKGFDDDVSAVEAFKESGSKLVAICGTDPDYEERVPTLAKALKEATADCTIILAGYPGDKEAAYREAGMDDYIFIKSDNYETNKKFLVELGAL; from the coding sequence ATGAGTGACACAGTCAAGGAACCTTTATTGGGCGACTTCGAGGCGTGCTCCTACGAGCAATGGCGCGAAGCTGCGGAGCGCCTTTTGAAAGGAGCTCCCTTCGATAAGAAGATGCTTACGAAGACCCCCGAGGGGATCGTTCTTCAGCCGATCTATCGGCGCGAGGATTGTAGCGACTTGGAGGCTGCGGAATCCGTCCCGGGCCAAGGCGACTACACTCGTGGAACGAAACCTCAGGGCTACCTGCAGGGTGGCTGGGAAGTGGCCCAGGATCTTGGAGGAGGAGCTCCAGAGGAGTTCAACAAGACTCTGCTGCATGCGTTGCAAAGCGGACAAAACGCGGTGCGCGTTCGCCTGGACGCCGCTACTCGAAACGGTCTCGACCCGGATCAGGCTCAGGAAGAGCAAGTGGGTCAGGACGGACTCTCCTTAGCTTGCGTGGAGGATCTGCGCAAGGCCTTCAAGGAAGTGGTGGCGGACGCGGTTCCCTTCTACTTCGAAACCGGCTGTTCCGGCCTTTACTTCGCGTCGCTGTTCACGGCTTGGCTGAAAGAAACAGGCGTGGATCTGGCCAAGGTCAGCGGCGGCTACAATTTCGATCCGCTCGGCGTTCTGGCCAGCGAGGGAAGCCTCTCGACGAGTCTGGACGCTCTGATGGACGAGGCGGCCGATCTGGTGAAAAGCGCGAGCGAAACCACACCGAGCTTCCGTTCCATCGGCGTGAGCGGTTGGCCTTTGCATGCTGCTGGCGCCAGCGCTACGGAAGAGCTGGCCGGCGTTTTGGCCAACGGCGTCTTCTATATAAGAGAACTGGTCAAGCGCGGCGTCGACGTTGATCTAGCGGCCAAGCAACTGCAGTTCAACCTCGCCATCGGTCCCGACTTCTTCATGGAAGTGGCGAAGCTGCGGGCCGCTCGCAAACTGTGGGCGAAGATCGTCACCTCCATGGGCGGTTCAGCCGAAGCGGCGAAGATGAGCCTGCACGCTCGCACCGGCGTGTACAACAAGACCAAGCACGATCCATACGTGAACATGTTGCGCGGCACCACGGAAGCGTTTTCCGCTGTGGTGGGCGGCGCGGACAGCATCTGCGTCGGACGGTTCGATGAGATTCTCCGCCCCAACAACGAGTTCGCGAACCGCATCGCTCGCAACGTCCAGCTGGTCCTGCAGGAAGAGTGCGAACTCACTGCGGTGGTGGATCCAGCGGGCGGCTCCTGGTACGTGGAAAATCTTACCAGCGAGCTCTCGAAGGTCGCTTGGAAAGCCTTCCAAGGTATCGAAAAGGAAGGTGGCGCATTCGAGTCACTGAAAAGTGGATACGTTCAGGGTGTCGTCGCTGCGACGCGCTCCGCCAAGGAGAAGATGCTTGGCCAGAAACGTATCCGTCTTGTCGGTACGAACAATTATCCGAACCTGCAGGAAAAACCGCTGGAAGGACAAGGCGTAGGCGTCGGGGCATTGAAGGCGGATCGCTCGGAAGCGATTGCTGCCGCTCGGGCCAAGGACGTTTCCATAAAATGTTCCGGCTGTCTGGAAGGCGCTGCTGCAAACGGAGCGACGATCGGACAGATGGTTGCAGCCTTGCGCAAGGTGGCTGACGAAAAGCCAAGCTGCGAAGCGTTGCCCAACAAGCGTCTCGCGGAGATCTACGAAGACCTTCGCGCCGCGTCGGCAGCCTACGCCGCCAAGCACGGCCATGGACCGAAGCTGTTCCTGGCTAACTTGGGACCGCTCAAGAAGCACAAGGCCCGGGCCGACTTCACGCGCTCCTTCTTCGAGGCGGGCGGTTTCGACGTGATTTTCCCCAAGGGCTTCGACGATGACGTGTCAGCGGTGGAAGCCTTCAAGGAAAGCGGTTCCAAGCTGGTCGCCATTTGCGGCACCGATCCGGACTATGAGGAACGCGTTCCGACGCTGGCCAAAGCCCTCAAGGAAGCGACTGCGGACTGCACGATCATCCTCGCCGGCTATCCCGGCGACAAGGAAGCGGCATACCGCGAAGCTGGCATGGACGACTACATATTCATCAAGTCCGACAACTACGAAACCAACAAGAAGTTCCTGGTGGAACTGGGAGCCCTCTAA
- the mce gene encoding methylmalonyl-CoA epimerase, which produces MIQQIDHIGIAVKDLEEVKAYYEKSLGLKCEATEEVESQKVRTAFFHAGEVHIELLEPTDPESPIAKFLEKKGEGIHHIAFRTDNIEGQLQHAKDSGVKLIHEVPFEGAANKLVAFLHPKSTHGVLTEFCMEKPD; this is translated from the coding sequence ATGATACAGCAAATCGATCACATCGGCATCGCGGTCAAAGATCTCGAAGAGGTGAAAGCCTACTACGAGAAGTCGCTTGGTTTGAAGTGCGAAGCCACCGAAGAGGTGGAATCGCAAAAGGTACGCACGGCATTCTTCCATGCTGGCGAGGTCCATATCGAGCTACTCGAGCCGACCGACCCGGAGAGCCCGATCGCCAAGTTCCTGGAAAAAAAAGGCGAAGGGATTCACCACATCGCCTTCCGCACTGACAATATCGAGGGTCAGCTCCAACACGCCAAGGACAGCGGCGTGAAGCTCATCCACGAAGTACCCTTCGAAGGGGCGGCCAACAAGCTCGTGGCCTTCCTCCATCCGAAGTCCACCCATGGAGTGCTCACCGAGTTCTGCATGGAGAAGCCGGACTAA
- a CDS encoding acyl-CoA carboxylase subunit beta, with the protein MAIDPKLLELLRKKREIAKKAGGEDKLAKRREKGQMSARERLLYLFDEGTFQEFGMHAAHTATRFGMKDKLMPYDGVVCGTGFVEGRPVAAFSQDFTVGGGAVGRIHAKKICDLMDYAHEAGMPLISVNDSGGARIQEGVDSLSGYGQIFFKNVLLSGVVPQVAIIAGPCAGGAAYSPALADFIIMTKSNANMFICGPDVIKAATGEQASLDQFATAAAHASVSGNIHMIAEDDKHALELASRLLSFLPSNNLTDPNHDLEVELDLSPDEGMNEIVPGSPKEAMDVHAVIERLVDDADFFEIMPSFARNIVTGFARIGGIVVGIIANQPTVKAGTLDIDSSDKGARFIRTCNVYNVPLVNLVDVPGFMPGLAQERGGIIRHGAKMLFAYAASTVPKITLIMRKAYGGAYLAMCSADMGADRVYAWPTAEIAVMGASGAVNVLFRNEIKNAEDPKARAAELIEEYAEEFSSPYQAAANAMITDVIEPSETRATIAEALRLTLSKRDTRPPKKHGNIPL; encoded by the coding sequence ATGGCAATCGATCCCAAATTGTTAGAACTGCTGCGCAAGAAACGCGAAATCGCGAAGAAGGCCGGCGGCGAGGATAAACTGGCCAAGCGCCGCGAAAAGGGACAGATGTCCGCTCGCGAGCGACTGCTCTACCTGTTCGACGAAGGCACCTTCCAAGAATTCGGCATGCACGCAGCCCACACCGCCACCCGCTTCGGCATGAAGGACAAGCTCATGCCTTACGATGGCGTGGTCTGCGGCACCGGCTTCGTCGAAGGACGCCCAGTCGCCGCTTTCAGCCAGGACTTCACGGTCGGCGGCGGCGCGGTCGGACGTATCCACGCCAAAAAGATCTGCGATCTTATGGACTATGCTCACGAAGCGGGCATGCCATTGATCTCCGTAAACGACTCCGGAGGCGCTCGCATCCAGGAAGGCGTGGATTCGCTTTCTGGATACGGACAGATCTTCTTCAAAAACGTGCTGCTTTCCGGCGTCGTTCCCCAAGTCGCCATCATCGCTGGCCCCTGCGCCGGCGGCGCCGCCTACTCGCCCGCCCTGGCGGACTTCATCATCATGACGAAGTCCAACGCCAACATGTTCATCTGCGGACCGGACGTCATCAAGGCGGCCACCGGAGAACAAGCCTCGCTCGATCAGTTCGCCACCGCGGCAGCTCACGCATCCGTTTCCGGCAACATCCACATGATCGCCGAAGACGACAAGCACGCCCTCGAGCTCGCGTCCCGTCTGCTCAGCTTCCTGCCGAGCAACAATCTGACCGATCCGAATCACGATCTGGAAGTGGAGCTCGATCTCTCCCCAGACGAAGGCATGAACGAGATCGTTCCCGGCTCCCCCAAGGAAGCCATGGACGTTCACGCAGTCATCGAACGCCTGGTGGACGATGCAGACTTCTTCGAAATCATGCCGAGCTTCGCTCGAAACATCGTCACCGGTTTCGCCCGTATCGGCGGCATCGTGGTCGGCATCATCGCCAACCAGCCGACGGTCAAGGCCGGCACCCTGGACATCGACAGCTCCGACAAGGGCGCCCGCTTCATCAGAACGTGCAATGTATATAATGTACCACTGGTAAACCTGGTCGACGTACCCGGCTTCATGCCAGGTCTCGCTCAGGAACGCGGCGGCATCATTCGCCACGGAGCCAAGATGCTCTTCGCCTACGCGGCATCCACCGTACCCAAGATCACCCTCATCATGCGCAAGGCCTACGGCGGAGCCTACCTCGCCATGTGCTCAGCTGACATGGGAGCGGACCGCGTCTACGCCTGGCCCACCGCGGAAATCGCGGTCATGGGCGCTTCCGGAGCGGTTAACGTGCTCTTCCGCAACGAGATCAAGAACGCCGAAGACCCCAAGGCTCGGGCCGCGGAGCTCATCGAGGAATACGCGGAGGAGTTCTCCTCGCCTTATCAGGCGGCGGCGAACGCCATGATCACCGACGTGATCGAGCCTTCGGAAACGCGGGCCACCATCGCTGAAGCCCTCCGCCTGACGCTTTCCAAGCGCGACACCCGTCCGCCCAAGAAGCACGGCAACATTCCTCTCTAA
- a CDS encoding OadG family protein — MTFVNQSALLAAGFPARPDFGENITFIVVGFVFVMCVLIALSLVTSAIGAGFVRAEKRKAAQQAAAAPAPVASAPAAKTSSGPFDAHGVPEHIPALIAAAVHVTLKGKRHRIRGVRVAQGGRWAQEGRRDIFSSHRVR; from the coding sequence ATGACATTCGTAAACCAAAGCGCCCTTCTCGCGGCAGGATTTCCGGCCCGGCCGGACTTCGGCGAGAATATCACGTTCATCGTGGTCGGGTTCGTCTTCGTGATGTGCGTGCTCATCGCCTTGTCTCTGGTCACCAGCGCCATCGGCGCCGGATTCGTCAGGGCCGAGAAACGAAAGGCCGCTCAGCAAGCCGCTGCAGCGCCGGCGCCCGTCGCCTCCGCTCCCGCAGCCAAGACCTCTTCCGGTCCATTCGATGCACACGGCGTTCCCGAGCACATCCCCGCTCTCATCGCAGCCGCGGTGCACGTCACGTTGAAAGGCAAACGGCACCGCATCCGCGGCGTTCGCGTCGCTCAAGGCGGACGTTGGGCTCAAGAGGGCCGTCGCGATATCTTCTCCTCTCACCGCGTTCGCTAG
- a CDS encoding biotin/lipoyl-containing protein has protein sequence MKRLRITIEGKQYEVDVEVIGEENAGSQAWPAMSSRSAASSAAAAPPASAPAPSSPPPAAALGDVVSPLAGTVVSVDVQEGAQVKAGDKLVTLEAMKMNTIVNAPSDGTIGAIYVKAGDPVEEGKPLVSLK, from the coding sequence ATGAAGCGCCTACGCATCACTATCGAAGGCAAACAGTACGAAGTTGACGTCGAAGTTATCGGCGAAGAAAACGCGGGCTCCCAAGCGTGGCCTGCCATGAGCTCTCGCTCCGCCGCCTCTTCCGCGGCAGCAGCTCCTCCCGCTTCGGCACCTGCTCCCTCCTCTCCTCCTCCAGCCGCCGCGCTCGGCGATGTCGTTAGCCCACTCGCAGGCACCGTCGTTTCCGTCGACGTGCAGGAAGGCGCCCAAGTCAAGGCGGGCGATAAGCTCGTCACCTTGGAAGCGATGAAGATGAACACCATCGTCAACGCTCCCTCGGACGGCACCATTGGGGCCATCTACGTCAAGGCAGGCGATCCAGTCGAGGAAGGCAAGCCGCTCGTAAGCTTGAAGTAG
- a CDS encoding sodium ion-translocating decarboxylase subunit beta, whose amino-acid sequence MWGVVAVLLYLAVFKNFEPLLLVPIAFGALLANLPTKNMTNHPAGPVLAPVNGSIVTSNLAYGQTIELPTVMHEMPTTVARIGSKEEAIALLEEQFSAKISGEQLLLYVIRPDALHEGLETEFDEVTVNANGATITLKATDILVWADASGNVAEANAKVGDKVVAGTELARLHSSHTGGLYHYISMGILLELFPPLIFLGVGALTDFGPLIANPRVLLLGGAAQFGVFATYAGAMASGLFSSSQAASIGIIGGADGPTSIFLANSLAPELLAPIAVAAYSYMALVPVIQPPIMRALTSEKERKIRMSSLRKVSKLEKLIFALVVTIFCILLVPDASPLIGMLLLGNFIRECGVAERLSKAAQNELINVVTIFLGTSVGITMTGDRFLKAETLAILGLGIVAFGVATACGIFMAKGMNLISKNKINPLIGSAGVSAVPMAARVSQVEGQKADSSNFLLMHAMGPNVAGVIGTALVAGYFMTVMGGGH is encoded by the coding sequence ATGTGGGGCGTGGTCGCCGTGCTGCTCTACTTGGCAGTCTTCAAGAACTTCGAACCTCTGCTCCTCGTGCCCATCGCGTTCGGAGCGCTGCTCGCGAATCTTCCGACCAAGAACATGACCAACCACCCGGCGGGGCCGGTGCTGGCTCCCGTTAACGGTAGCATAGTGACCAGCAATCTCGCCTACGGGCAGACCATCGAGCTGCCCACGGTCATGCACGAGATGCCCACCACGGTGGCTCGCATCGGTTCGAAGGAGGAAGCGATCGCGCTGCTCGAGGAACAGTTCTCCGCCAAGATCAGCGGCGAACAGCTGCTGCTCTACGTGATCCGCCCCGACGCGCTTCACGAGGGATTGGAAACGGAGTTCGACGAAGTGACTGTCAACGCAAACGGAGCCACGATCACCCTCAAGGCGACGGACATCCTCGTCTGGGCGGACGCCTCCGGCAACGTGGCCGAAGCCAACGCCAAGGTGGGAGACAAAGTCGTAGCGGGCACCGAGCTCGCTCGTCTGCACAGCTCCCACACCGGCGGCCTCTACCACTACATCTCCATGGGGATCCTGCTGGAGCTTTTCCCTCCTCTGATCTTCTTGGGAGTAGGAGCGCTCACCGACTTCGGTCCGCTGATCGCGAATCCGCGCGTGCTTCTGCTGGGCGGAGCCGCCCAGTTCGGCGTATTCGCCACCTACGCAGGAGCCATGGCATCGGGACTGTTCAGCTCGAGCCAGGCCGCTTCGATCGGGATAATCGGGGGGGCCGATGGGCCGACCTCCATTTTCCTAGCCAATAGCCTCGCTCCCGAGCTGCTGGCCCCGATCGCCGTCGCAGCCTACAGCTACATGGCCTTGGTTCCGGTTATCCAGCCGCCTATCATGCGAGCGTTGACCTCGGAAAAGGAACGAAAGATCCGCATGAGCAGCCTGCGCAAGGTGAGCAAGCTGGAGAAGCTGATCTTCGCACTGGTGGTCACCATCTTCTGCATCCTTCTGGTTCCGGACGCGTCGCCGCTGATCGGTATGCTCTTGCTGGGCAACTTCATCCGCGAATGCGGTGTGGCCGAACGCCTCAGCAAGGCCGCACAGAACGAGCTGATCAACGTGGTAACGATCTTCCTGGGCACCAGCGTGGGCATCACCATGACCGGCGACCGCTTTCTCAAGGCGGAGACCTTGGCCATCCTCGGCCTCGGCATCGTGGCCTTCGGCGTGGCCACCGCTTGCGGCATCTTCATGGCCAAGGGCATGAACTTGATCTCCAAGAACAAGATCAATCCGCTCATCGGCTCAGCCGGCGTCTCCGCCGTGCCCATGGCCGCCCGCGTCAGCCAGGTCGAAGGACAAAAAGCGGACTCGAGCAACTTCCTGCTCATGCACGCCATGGGGCCAAACGTGGCCGGCGTGATTGGTACAGCCCTCGTAGCGGGCTACTTTATGACTGTAATGGGAGGCGGACACTAA